From the genome of candidate division WOR-3 bacterium, one region includes:
- a CDS encoding capsule assembly Wzi family protein codes for MRTLLLLLLAATALAASLENIPTDSWIYSDLDVLKTSGLIRSMPATSRPWTRAEAEVLVREADSLSAGQSLGRVQSAALARLRAEFGINTHGLRLRTPLMRIRVPEAGTGAEVRADAFARGRADEDTQAFAAGGVISNRPGDDFAFYEHFEFTAWHPRIIEESLPRDSAGKHIPGMRVLPWRNLVTLETELAYLAFRIPWLRLELGRDEFVWGSGYTGSVMLSDNAPSLDHVQLAASFRNFKFFSIVSLLSRWGLKQRLLCAQRVELSLWNRLTLGGALLDVTSWDEFQPSQLGGLLNPLIPVYFTEANTGHGGNFLVGWDGVLYLPRTKLYGQLFLDNYEFNTRKSAPDATASQVGVYWAPSLPVEARGEYTRIMPFTYYHRVHSILYDNYGIPLGHPLGPDADQVLGLVGFTVSGWLKLGLAADYTRRGYHNRGDYLRKSFRNPEDTLYLRQHTEFPSFGWDTTAHPDTVIEQVDRTFRLSPGFQIHAFRDLRVSGSVSFWTSRNFQGAIGVDKTGLEFALKVEYRY; via the coding sequence GTGAGGACTCTGCTGCTCCTGCTGCTCGCCGCTACGGCGCTGGCCGCGAGCCTTGAGAACATCCCGACCGATTCCTGGATCTACAGCGACCTTGATGTTCTGAAAACATCAGGGCTTATCCGCTCGATGCCGGCAACAAGCCGGCCCTGGACCCGTGCTGAAGCTGAGGTGTTGGTGCGCGAAGCAGATTCGCTTTCGGCAGGGCAAAGCCTTGGCCGGGTTCAGAGTGCGGCGCTGGCAAGGCTGCGCGCTGAATTCGGCATCAATACCCATGGGCTGCGACTGAGAACTCCGCTCATGCGAATTCGAGTGCCGGAAGCAGGTACCGGCGCTGAGGTCAGAGCTGATGCGTTCGCGCGGGGCCGGGCAGATGAAGATACCCAGGCATTCGCGGCCGGTGGGGTTATCAGCAACCGGCCTGGTGATGATTTTGCATTCTACGAGCACTTCGAGTTCACAGCATGGCATCCCAGAATCATCGAGGAGTCCTTGCCACGTGACTCGGCTGGTAAGCACATACCCGGTATGCGGGTTCTGCCCTGGCGCAATCTGGTGACGCTTGAGACCGAGTTGGCTTATCTTGCTTTCAGGATACCGTGGCTGCGTCTTGAGCTTGGTCGGGATGAATTTGTTTGGGGATCGGGCTACACTGGGTCGGTGATGCTGTCGGATAATGCGCCGTCGCTGGACCATGTTCAACTTGCCGCTTCCTTTCGTAACTTCAAGTTTTTTTCCATCGTTTCGCTGCTTTCCCGCTGGGGTCTGAAGCAACGCCTGCTCTGTGCGCAGCGGGTCGAGCTATCGTTGTGGAACCGGCTAACACTGGGAGGCGCACTGTTGGATGTTACCTCGTGGGACGAGTTCCAGCCTAGCCAACTAGGCGGGCTTCTCAATCCTTTGATACCCGTCTACTTTACCGAGGCTAACACCGGCCACGGAGGCAACTTTCTGGTTGGATGGGACGGGGTGCTGTACCTGCCAAGAACAAAGCTCTATGGCCAGTTGTTCCTTGACAACTACGAGTTCAACACCCGCAAGTCTGCGCCGGACGCAACGGCATCGCAGGTGGGCGTGTACTGGGCACCAAGCTTGCCGGTCGAGGCACGGGGGGAGTATACTCGCATCATGCCATTCACCTACTACCACCGGGTTCATTCGATTCTTTACGACAACTACGGCATACCTCTGGGCCACCCGCTTGGGCCGGACGCGGACCAGGTCTTGGGCTTAGTCGGTTTCACAGTGTCTGGCTGGCTCAAACTCGGTCTTGCGGCTGATTACACGCGTCGGGGCTATCACAACCGGGGCGACTATTTGCGCAAGAGTTTCAGGAATCCTGAGGACACACTTTACCTCAGACAGCACACTGAATTCCCTTCGTTTGGTTGGGACACGACCGCGCACCCGGATACAGTCATCGAGCAGGTGGACCGGACATTCCGGCTGAGCCCGGGTTTTCAGATTCATGCTTTCCGCGACCTTCGCGTGTCAGGCTCGGTCTCGTTCTGGACAAGCCGAAACTTTCAAGGAGCTATCGGCGTGGACAAGACCGGCCTTGAGTTCGCGCTGAAGGTCGAATACCGGTACTAG